The DNA region TTCACGACCTTTTTTGCAAGTTCGATTTGTTTTTTGGGTTCTGGCAAAGACAGAAGGACTTTTGCATGACCAACGGAAAGTTCATTGCCCGAAATCATATCTTTGATCTCGTTAGGCAATGCCAATAGACGAACAGCATTCGCTACTGTCGCACGGTCACGTCCAACTTTTTCAGCCACTTGCTGTTGAGACAATTTGAACTCTGTGATTAGGCGAGAATAACCCTCTGCCTCTTCAATTGGATTCAAATCTTCACGTTGAATATTCTCAACGATAGCTAACTCAAGTGCCTGTTTGTCGTCGTAAGACTTTAGAATAACTGGAACTTCATGTAACCCAGCAAGTTGGGATGCTCTCCAACGGCGTTCACCAGCTACGATTTCCAATTTTCCAGAGGCAGTTCTGCGCGCAACGATCGGCTGCAAAATTCCATTCTCTTTAATGGACTGAGCAAGCTCTTGTAGGGGCTCTTTCTCAAACGTTGTACGTGGCTGATATTTACCTGGAGACAGCTTGTCGATTGCGACTTTCCAAATCTTGCTTTCTGGATCCACGGGAGGGGCGACAGTTGCAGCAACATTAATAGAAGGCGCACCGGCCGCTGTTGCAGCAGGTGAATTTGTAGTTGATTGCGCTGGCGCTGCTTTTACGAGAGGGGCAGATGCAGCCGGCGCATTCATTAAATCATTGTTAGCAGGACCACCCAAAAGTGAACCCAGGCCACGGCCCAAGCCTCTTTTTTTGTTTGAGGATTCTACAGCAGTATCAGACATTTACTTCCCCTTCATAGGCATTCTTGTTTGCAACTTCTGCTGCCTTAGGAAGAGATCTTGCGATCACTTCATGAGCCAGCTCAAGATAGCGAACTGAACCAATTGATTTGCTGTCGTACTCTAGGATGGATTGACCATGGCTCGGCGCTTCGCTGAGTCGCACGTTTCTTGGAATAATTGCGTTAAATACTTTGTCACCAAAGTGTTCTTTAATCTGAGTTACAACTTGATGACTCAAGTTGTTGCGCACATCGAACATCGTCAAAACGATGCCTTCAATATGAAGCGCAGGATTCAAACTCTTTTTGATTAACCCTGCGGTGTTCAACAACTGACTCAAACCTTCCAATGCATAGTATTCACATTGAAGAGGCACAAGAAAACTGTCTGCAGAGTTCAGAGCATTCAGAGTAATCAAACCAAGAGATGGTGGGCAGTCAACGATGACAAAGTCATATTGATCAGCCACGATGGATACCGCTTGTTTTAAGCGATATTCACGATGCGGCATATCAACGAGTTCGATTTCTGCACCAACTAGATCTGGATTAGCAGTACAGATCTTTAGGTTCGGATTTGAAGTGTTGTTAGTAGCCTCAGTCAGTGTTTTTTCACCGATGAGAACGTGGTATGAGTTTGCATCCTGGGTATCAAATCGTTTGATGCCTAGTCCGCTTGAAGCATTTCCTTGTGGATCCATATCGATCAACAATACGCGCTTACCTAGAGTAGCCAACGCTGAAGAAAGATTCACAGACGTGGTCGTCTTGCCTACTCCGCCCTTTTGATTAGCTATACAGATAGTTTTAGCCATCGTTCCTCCCTGATAGTTCAAAATTCGTATTTTTTACATGCATGTGCAACTATAAAGACTAGTTTTTCGCACCTCGCCTTAGGTTTTTCTACGTTTTTACCGATGTTCCACGTGGAACAACTACTTTTATGAGATTAATAGCCGCAATTCTCCTTATTTTCACGCTCACCGCTTGTAATAAGCCGATGGAAAATCCAGAGGTGAAGGATCCGATATACTCTGATCTACAAACACAAGTAACTGCTGCAACTGCCGCTCTTGAGGGTGAGAAAAAGAAGCTTGAAGGATTTGAAAAAGACTTGATCACCGTCGTCCCACAGACTGGCCAGATAAAGTACGCCAAAAAGCGCATTTACGAATCTCAAGCGGCCATCACCCGCCTGGCTCAGGAAGTAGAGTATTTAAAGCTCAAAGTAGAGCAAAGAAAAACACACGCCCAACAATCCTATAAGAAAGCCTTCGCAAAGAAGGAAGATTGGCCCGATCCTAAAGAATGGACGTCATATCAGGCAGAACAAAAGCTAAGAAATGCAAAAAGAAGTTGGGACGTTAAAGAGCGAATGAAAGCCGCTGGAGTGACGATTGATACAGGGCTGGGTTCTACAGAGGGTGGCGCAGAAGGCGCCAAAGAGGCCGGCGGCGAAGCGAAATCAGGTCATTAGAAGATGTTCCACGTGGAACATCCCCATTTTTACTCAAAACAAACGAATTAAGAGATCTTTTCGGTACGAACAACGCCATATTTGATAGCGCCGACAGGGAGTTTGTATTCCCCCACAAGTGACGGAGACCAGATAGAACAAAGCTGCGTAGGAATTTCTCCCACCTCAATACCCCACTCTTCCCCTTTAAGATGATAAACAGAGCCGCCTTTTGCGACGATCTTGCGAGCCATAAGAATCGCCTTAGAAATATTGCCGAAACCACGACAAATTGCGAATTTGACCGAGCCCTCTGGAAGAGACTCGATATTACGGTGCTCTACTGTGATGTTCTTAAGATTCAAGGCACCAATAGCATAATTTAGGAATTCGCATTTCTTGGGATCCGTATCGACCAGCACAACCTTGATGCTGGGGTTAAGAATGCCAAAAACAACCCCGGGGAATCCACTTCCGCTGCCAAAATCATAGATTGTATCAATACT from Bdellovibrio sp. GT3 includes:
- a CDS encoding ParB/RepB/Spo0J family partition protein yields the protein MSDTAVESSNKKRGLGRGLGSLLGGPANNDLMNAPAASAPLVKAAPAQSTTNSPAATAAGAPSINVAATVAPPVDPESKIWKVAIDKLSPGKYQPRTTFEKEPLQELAQSIKENGILQPIVARRTASGKLEIVAGERRWRASQLAGLHEVPVILKSYDDKQALELAIVENIQREDLNPIEEAEGYSRLITEFKLSQQQVAEKVGRDRATVANAVRLLALPNEIKDMISGNELSVGHAKVLLSLPEPKKQIELAKKVVNDKIAVRKLEKMVQAIVKGNVEEEDVPSFDSNVTQRLISGLSEELQKIMGTKVNIDYSGSKGKISIHFYSDDELTNLVDRLKEGWQ
- a CDS encoding ParA family protein encodes the protein MAKTICIANQKGGVGKTTTSVNLSSALATLGKRVLLIDMDPQGNASSGLGIKRFDTQDANSYHVLIGEKTLTEATNNTSNPNLKICTANPDLVGAEIELVDMPHREYRLKQAVSIVADQYDFVIVDCPPSLGLITLNALNSADSFLVPLQCEYYALEGLSQLLNTAGLIKKSLNPALHIEGIVLTMFDVRNNLSHQVVTQIKEHFGDKVFNAIIPRNVRLSEAPSHGQSILEYDSKSIGSVRYLELAHEVIARSLPKAAEVANKNAYEGEVNV
- the rsmG gene encoding 16S rRNA (guanine(527)-N(7))-methyltransferase RsmG, encoding MSSTDSSETPQILWRIDEWFPDLSPEVRTRLKAYHDELQKFNRTVSLISAKSVFVADALHFADSILATKAITKANPSIDTIYDFGSGSGFPGVVFGILNPSIKVVLVDTDPKKCEFLNYAIGALNLKNITVEHRNIESLPEGSVKFAICRGFGNISKAILMARKIVAKGGSVYHLKGEEWGIEVGEIPTQLCSIWSPSLVGEYKLPVGAIKYGVVRTEKIS